Proteins encoded within one genomic window of Flavobacterium gilvum:
- a CDS encoding SusC/RagA family TonB-linked outer membrane protein, whose translation MKNLNSKYQLFTKVFRLFLVGIFMTIVPTFAQAQGKMISGTVHDEKKEPLPGVTVSVKGTKEATMTDFTGQYKIKATSKDQLVFSYISYETATITVGDRSSIDVGLHSTTSNLEEIVVIGYGTVKRKDLTGSVGSVSMADINKAPIRSFDDALAGRVAGVQVTSSDGRPGSGVDIVIRGNNSLTQANSPLYVIDGFLIEDPNNNVINPADIESIDILKDASATAIYGARGANGVIVIQTKRGKKGKPVFTFNSTTGVQNSISRVEVMDPYNYVKYQIEVDPTLAAPVGSPKTPTELYLTGPGRTLDYYKTVKPVDWQDLITRTAMYKNNDFAVRGGTDKFKYAVSLSMVDQDGVVLNSNYKRYQGRLNLDYSITDKLKVGINTNYSFLKQTGLDPTKGDFAGATTSNVFASVWGTRPVPSETYNIEEEFVDPSITNASDYRVNPIAALENTYDVTEVKNFGFNGYVEYLLAKNLKLRSTFGINENRSERDEFYNSQTSRGRKGSVNGVQGIIGNTNYSNWLNENTITWDKTYGKSKIVALGGFTAQQRKDWFNGYSEYQLKDESLMFDGMGIGLGVPQRVIPTNTEWTMASFLARVNYNYGSKYMITASMRADGSSKFPTENHWGYFPSGAIAWKFKEENFLKNNKVLSDGKLRASYGQTGNNRVGPYDYLTTYFNPISNSYAFNGVYMDGVIPNTLGNSELKWETTEAMDIGLDLGFFDQRISFAADVYKKTTNDLLLKTQIPNSSGFTTAFKNVGSIENKGLELTLNTRNIVTKDFTWSTSANIAFNKNKLLALNEGQDYMESTINNFDVNTSGYIARVGEPIGLMYGLQSLGTYKNEDFTGSGTTADPYVLKTGIAGNGNTRASIRPGDVKYQDQNGDLTIDKLDYTVIGNGQPKHTGGFSNNFTYKNFDLNVFFQWSYGNDILNGNRVIFDAAGAGINKNLFANFADRWSPENPNSDIPRVRGYIGSAGGYSSYTVEDGSYLRFKTLALGYNVDQKLVTKWHLKSMRFFVSGQNLYTWTKYTGPDPEVNTNRTALTPGFDYSPYPRARTIAFGTNITF comes from the coding sequence ATGAAAAATTTGAACTCGAAATACCAACTTTTTACTAAGGTCTTCAGACTTTTCCTTGTTGGTATTTTTATGACAATTGTACCAACTTTTGCGCAGGCACAGGGCAAAATGATTTCTGGTACTGTACATGATGAAAAGAAAGAGCCATTACCGGGTGTTACAGTATCGGTAAAAGGAACGAAGGAAGCAACAATGACTGATTTTACAGGTCAATATAAAATTAAAGCCACTTCAAAAGATCAGTTGGTTTTTTCTTATATTAGTTATGAAACAGCTACAATTACAGTAGGAGACAGAAGTAGCATTGATGTAGGGTTACATTCTACAACAAGTAACTTGGAAGAGATTGTTGTAATTGGATACGGAACAGTTAAAAGAAAAGATTTGACAGGTTCTGTTGGAAGTGTATCAATGGCAGATATCAACAAAGCTCCGATTCGTTCTTTTGACGATGCTTTGGCTGGTCGTGTTGCCGGGGTTCAGGTAACTTCGTCAGACGGTAGACCAGGATCTGGTGTTGATATCGTAATTCGTGGTAATAACTCGCTTACACAAGCTAACAGTCCATTATATGTTATTGATGGTTTCTTGATTGAAGACCCTAACAATAACGTAATCAACCCTGCGGATATTGAGTCTATCGATATCTTGAAAGATGCTTCGGCTACGGCCATTTACGGAGCTCGTGGAGCCAATGGGGTTATCGTAATCCAGACTAAAAGAGGTAAAAAGGGTAAACCAGTATTTACTTTTAACTCTACTACAGGAGTTCAAAATTCAATATCCAGAGTAGAGGTGATGGATCCTTACAACTATGTGAAATATCAAATAGAAGTTGATCCTACACTTGCTGCTCCAGTTGGATCGCCAAAAACACCGACTGAGCTTTATCTTACTGGACCAGGAAGAACATTAGACTATTACAAGACAGTTAAGCCAGTTGATTGGCAGGATTTAATTACTCGTACTGCAATGTATAAAAACAATGATTTTGCAGTGAGAGGTGGAACAGATAAGTTTAAATATGCTGTTTCTCTTTCTATGGTAGATCAGGATGGTGTTGTGTTGAATTCCAATTATAAAAGATATCAAGGGCGCTTAAATCTTGATTATAGTATTACTGATAAGTTAAAAGTAGGTATTAATACCAATTATAGCTTCTTGAAACAAACCGGATTAGATCCAACAAAAGGAGATTTTGCCGGAGCGACAACTTCCAATGTTTTTGCATCTGTTTGGGGAACACGACCAGTGCCTTCTGAAACTTATAATATTGAAGAAGAATTTGTTGATCCTAGTATAACCAACGCTTCTGATTACAGAGTTAATCCGATTGCTGCTCTTGAAAATACTTACGACGTAACCGAAGTAAAAAACTTTGGATTTAATGGTTATGTAGAGTATTTATTGGCTAAAAATCTGAAATTGAGATCTACTTTTGGAATCAATGAAAATAGATCTGAAAGAGATGAATTCTATAATTCCCAAACGTCTAGAGGACGTAAAGGAAGTGTTAATGGGGTTCAGGGAATCATTGGTAATACCAATTACAGTAACTGGTTGAATGAAAACACTATTACTTGGGATAAAACCTATGGTAAATCAAAAATTGTTGCTTTAGGAGGGTTTACTGCCCAACAAAGAAAAGACTGGTTCAATGGTTATTCTGAGTATCAATTGAAAGATGAGAGTTTGATGTTTGACGGTATGGGAATTGGACTAGGGGTACCTCAAAGAGTAATTCCTACCAATACTGAGTGGACAATGGCTTCATTTCTGGCTAGGGTTAATTATAACTATGGTTCAAAGTACATGATTACAGCTTCGATGAGAGCGGATGGATCTTCTAAATTTCCTACTGAAAATCATTGGGGATATTTCCCATCGGGAGCGATTGCCTGGAAATTCAAAGAAGAAAATTTCTTGAAAAACAATAAAGTTTTATCTGATGGTAAATTGCGTGCGAGTTACGGACAAACCGGTAACAACCGTGTAGGACCTTATGATTATCTTACTACTTACTTCAATCCAATATCAAATTCCTATGCTTTCAATGGTGTATATATGGATGGAGTTATTCCTAATACACTTGGAAATTCTGAGTTGAAATGGGAAACTACAGAGGCAATGGATATTGGACTTGATTTAGGTTTCTTTGACCAAAGAATTTCTTTTGCTGCAGATGTTTATAAAAAAACGACGAACGATTTGTTATTGAAAACACAAATTCCAAATTCTTCTGGATTTACTACAGCATTTAAAAACGTTGGTAGTATAGAAAATAAAGGATTGGAATTGACATTGAACACTAGAAACATTGTTACCAAGGATTTTACATGGAGTACCAGCGCCAATATTGCGTTCAATAAAAATAAATTATTGGCTTTAAATGAGGGACAGGATTATATGGAAAGTACTATTAATAACTTTGATGTAAATACCTCTGGTTATATTGCAAGAGTAGGAGAGCCTATAGGACTAATGTATGGTTTACAGTCTTTAGGGACTTACAAAAATGAAGATTTTACAGGTAGTGGTACTACAGCTGATCCTTACGTGTTAAAAACTGGTATCGCTGGTAATGGAAATACAAGGGCAAGTATCAGACCTGGGGATGTTAAATATCAAGATCAAAACGGGGATTTAACTATAGACAAATTAGATTATACCGTAATTGGAAATGGTCAGCCAAAACATACTGGAGGTTTCAGTAACAATTTCACTTACAAAAACTTTGATTTGAACGTTTTCTTCCAATGGTCTTATGGTAATGACATTCTAAATGGTAACCGTGTAATCTTTGATGCTGCAGGAGCTGGAATAAATAAAAACCTTTTCGCCAATTTCGCAGACCGTTGGAGTCCTGAAAATCCAAATTCAGATATTCCACGTGTTAGAGGTTATATTGGATCTGCTGGTGGATATTCAAGTTACACTGTGGAGGATGGTTCTTATTTAAGATTCAAAACGCTTGCTTTAGGATACAATGTAGATCAAAAATTGGTTACCAAATGGCACCTAAAATCAATGAGATTCTTTGTTTCGGGACAAAATTTATATACCTGGACAAAATATACTGGGCCTGATCCAGAGGTTAATACTAACAGAACAGCTCTAACACCGGGATTTGATTATTCGCCTTATCCTCGTGCACGTACAATTGCTTTTGGAACGAATATTACATTTTAA
- a CDS encoding sulfatase family protein, with product MKTTSFFYYSFFILLLVSCSPKKVNEAAKKPNVIFIYVDDLGYGDLSCYGATAVKTPNVDSLATAGIQFTDAHCTAATCTPSRYSLLTGNYAFRNNAAILPGDALLIINPKQETIADMFKKGGYATAVVGKWHLGLGDGSPNWNGIIKPGPLEIGFDYSYLIPATPDRVPTVFVENHNVVNLDPNDPIKVSYNERIGTDPIGLEDGEILKMTADAQHSGTIVDGISRIGFMSGGHKAYWKDEEFPNILTKKATDFITIHKDKPFFLYFALPDIHVPRAPNQKFVGATKMGPRGDAIVQMDWVTGQIVKKLKELNLTDNTIIVFSSDNGPILDDGYADKSIANAGSHHPGGSFKGGKYSAYEAGTRVPTIVYWPGKIKPAKSQALLSQVDFFASFAKLIGVKIKNKETAVDSFDMLDVLLGKNKKGRTNMLEEAFTMAIRDGNWKYIAPQTRPTPDWLVNKDVKSGLQQTPQLYDLSKDPKEENNLAEKNPEKVKAMAAQLAQIIETPTNK from the coding sequence ATGAAGACAACATCGTTTTTTTATTATTCATTTTTCATACTTCTGTTGGTGTCTTGTTCTCCAAAAAAAGTAAATGAAGCTGCAAAAAAGCCCAATGTAATATTTATTTATGTTGATGATTTGGGTTACGGAGATTTAAGTTGTTACGGAGCCACAGCTGTTAAGACACCAAATGTTGATTCATTGGCCACCGCGGGAATTCAATTTACAGATGCACATTGTACAGCAGCAACCTGTACACCATCAAGGTATTCTTTGCTTACGGGTAATTATGCCTTTAGAAATAATGCGGCCATTTTGCCTGGAGACGCTCTTTTAATTATCAATCCAAAACAAGAAACCATTGCCGATATGTTTAAAAAAGGGGGGTATGCTACAGCTGTAGTGGGTAAGTGGCATTTGGGGTTAGGGGATGGTAGTCCAAATTGGAACGGAATTATTAAGCCAGGCCCATTAGAGATAGGATTTGATTACAGTTACCTAATACCCGCAACACCAGACAGGGTTCCTACAGTATTTGTTGAAAATCACAATGTAGTCAATCTAGATCCAAATGATCCGATAAAAGTGAGTTATAATGAGCGAATAGGAACAGATCCTATTGGCTTGGAAGATGGAGAGATTTTAAAAATGACTGCCGATGCCCAGCACAGCGGAACAATAGTGGATGGAATAAGCCGAATAGGGTTTATGAGTGGTGGTCATAAGGCTTACTGGAAAGATGAAGAATTTCCTAATATATTGACTAAAAAGGCCACTGATTTTATTACAATCCACAAAGACAAACCGTTTTTCCTGTATTTTGCTTTGCCAGATATTCATGTTCCCAGAGCGCCAAACCAAAAATTTGTAGGCGCTACAAAGATGGGACCACGTGGCGATGCTATTGTTCAAATGGATTGGGTTACAGGTCAGATTGTCAAAAAACTGAAGGAACTTAACCTGACGGATAATACTATAATCGTTTTTAGTAGTGACAATGGACCTATTTTGGATGATGGGTATGCTGATAAGTCGATTGCAAATGCTGGTTCACACCATCCTGGAGGAAGTTTCAAAGGCGGAAAGTATAGCGCTTATGAAGCAGGAACCCGCGTACCGACAATTGTTTATTGGCCAGGTAAAATAAAGCCAGCCAAAAGTCAGGCATTACTTAGTCAGGTAGATTTTTTTGCTTCATTTGCTAAATTAATTGGTGTAAAAATCAAAAATAAGGAAACCGCCGTCGATAGTTTTGATATGCTTGACGTTCTATTGGGTAAAAATAAAAAAGGCCGTACAAATATGCTTGAGGAAGCTTTTACGATGGCTATCAGAGATGGGAATTGGAAATACATTGCACCTCAAACCAGACCAACTCCCGATTGGTTGGTCAATAAAGATGTAAAATCTGGATTACAGCAAACTCCACAACTTTACGATTTAAGTAAAGACCCAAAAGAAGAAAATAATTTGGCAGAAAAAAATCCTGAAAAAGTTAAAGCTATGGCTGCCCAATTGGCACAAATAATAGAAACTCCTACAAATAAATAA
- a CDS encoding DUF4955 domain-containing protein yields the protein MKVKKENINKMLVCMFLVVISFQCFSQQEAAIYTAFKKDSKKCDLPDFSYAGYRYGEQPVPNITKNVIDVTKFGIKTNTMKDQTKEVQQLIDKVGADGGGVLYFPKGVYYFNMNPREKQFLQINHSNVVLRGEENSSNGTVFFDGYPLTQDDVSPWLSPALIQTATKLQRTESFWGIDYPKNATNNSEVISTNAGVVNGEIQEAKILTQFIKNAKKGDRTLWLKSSEHLSANDYVLLGLYNSDETGTLIKSIISPITAFYDFEASAKSAGPSSAPSYQWLVQIESINKNKITLKQPLRRDFDLKYKPVVAKAEMLSEIGIENIYLKSGWAGYYCHHGCEGGGKYQGQEMDYGWNAINFCRVANGWIKNVTLENFTSPIYLLDSRNVTVDGAEFLGFDGHSGVKIYSHACDNLIQNLNFKNNFTHVLSGEGNAYGNVFRNVDYKAVSGKPGLFDFHGFSDRRFSPPAENLFENIKGLNKISGGGAPNNLPHTANFNTWWNVELADFNDKDSEMFYSWQSPVKGLVKDNLSHQMYPKSILAGVYQPQFEVTINGNQADTNDEWIYTENFNKGKVYPLSLYDAQLKMRLNKVTK from the coding sequence ATGAAAGTGAAAAAAGAAAATATAAATAAGATGTTGGTTTGTATGTTTCTTGTTGTGATAAGCTTTCAATGCTTTTCGCAACAAGAAGCTGCCATTTATACAGCCTTTAAAAAAGACAGTAAGAAATGTGATTTACCTGATTTTTCGTATGCAGGATATCGGTATGGGGAACAACCAGTTCCTAATATTACTAAAAACGTAATAGACGTAACCAAGTTTGGTATTAAAACAAATACCATGAAAGACCAAACCAAAGAAGTGCAACAACTTATAGATAAAGTTGGCGCTGATGGTGGAGGTGTTTTGTATTTTCCAAAAGGGGTTTATTATTTTAATATGAACCCAAGAGAAAAGCAATTTTTGCAAATAAATCATAGTAACGTAGTGTTGCGAGGTGAGGAAAACAGTAGCAATGGAACTGTTTTTTTTGATGGTTATCCATTAACACAAGATGATGTAAGCCCTTGGTTATCTCCGGCTTTAATTCAAACTGCCACCAAATTGCAGCGTACAGAAAGTTTTTGGGGTATAGATTATCCTAAAAATGCAACGAACAATTCAGAAGTTATTTCGACCAATGCTGGGGTAGTAAATGGAGAAATTCAAGAAGCAAAGATTTTGACTCAATTCATTAAAAACGCCAAAAAAGGAGATAGAACGTTGTGGTTAAAAAGTTCAGAACATTTATCTGCTAATGATTATGTTTTGTTGGGCTTATACAATAGCGACGAAACAGGAACATTGATTAAAAGTATCATCAGTCCTATTACAGCATTTTATGATTTTGAAGCATCTGCAAAAAGTGCAGGTCCAAGTAGCGCGCCTTCTTACCAATGGCTGGTTCAAATTGAGAGCATAAATAAAAATAAAATTACATTAAAACAGCCTCTGAGAAGAGATTTTGATCTAAAATATAAACCTGTCGTGGCAAAGGCTGAAATGCTTAGCGAAATTGGTATCGAAAATATTTACTTAAAATCGGGTTGGGCTGGTTATTATTGCCATCACGGTTGTGAAGGAGGAGGAAAATACCAAGGCCAAGAGATGGATTACGGCTGGAATGCCATAAATTTTTGCAGAGTGGCAAATGGTTGGATTAAGAATGTGACTTTGGAAAATTTTACTAGTCCGATTTATTTGTTAGACAGCAGGAATGTTACTGTTGATGGAGCGGAATTTTTAGGTTTTGATGGTCATAGTGGAGTTAAAATTTACAGCCATGCCTGCGACAATTTAATTCAAAACCTGAATTTCAAAAACAATTTTACACATGTATTAAGCGGAGAGGGAAATGCTTATGGCAATGTTTTTAGGAATGTTGATTATAAGGCTGTCAGCGGAAAACCAGGTTTGTTTGATTTTCATGGCTTCAGTGACAGAAGATTTTCGCCACCCGCAGAAAATTTATTTGAAAATATCAAAGGACTAAATAAAATCAGTGGAGGCGGGGCGCCAAATAATTTGCCTCATACTGCAAATTTTAATACTTGGTGGAATGTAGAGCTAGCCGATTTTAATGATAAAGATTCGGAGATGTTTTATAGCTGGCAGTCTCCAGTAAAAGGTTTGGTTAAAGATAATTTAAGCCATCAAATGTATCCCAAAAGTATTTTGGCAGGAGTTTACCAACCTCAATTTGAGGTAACCATTAATGGAAACCAAGCAGATACTAATGACGAGTGGATTTATACTGAAAATTTTAATAAAGGAAAAGTTTATCCACTGTCTTTATATGATGCCCAATTGAAAATGAGGCTGAATAAAGTAACTAAATAA
- a CDS encoding glycoside hydrolase family 88 protein yields the protein MSVLRKIIPCAFLLLAFTSTDNSADLLIKESFKRAEIMYTDMINDQSNYDLYPRTSANDGSLKSTDLKDWTCGFWAGDLWYVYEYTKDPKWKDVATKWTESLKDNQFNKGTHDLGFMMYCSYGNGYRLTGNKAYRDILIQSAKSLASRYSPVTKCIESWDQRMSWDGKTLWKYPVIIDNMMNLELLFWASKETGDPTYYNIAVSHANATMKNHIRPDYSTYHVVNYDEKTGAVLNRETCQGFSNNSTWARGQAWAIYGFTIMYRETKDKKYLDTATKLADFFLNNKRLPNDKIPLWDFNVNQEGYTPLWNYNKEKYSNPIPRDASAAAVVASALLEISTYLPKETGKKYKADAIEIIESLSSSAYLAIPKTNNNFLIKHSVGSLPHNNEIDVPLNYADYYYLEALLRYKKIENEISL from the coding sequence ATGAGTGTTTTAAGAAAGATCATACCCTGTGCTTTTTTACTTCTGGCTTTTACTAGTACAGATAATTCGGCCGATTTATTAATCAAAGAAAGTTTCAAACGTGCCGAAATCATGTACACTGATATGATTAATGATCAATCAAATTATGACCTTTATCCACGCACATCGGCCAATGACGGAAGCTTAAAAAGCACCGATTTGAAAGATTGGACTTGTGGTTTTTGGGCAGGTGATTTATGGTATGTTTATGAATATACCAAAGATCCAAAATGGAAAGATGTTGCGACTAAATGGACAGAATCTTTAAAGGATAACCAATTTAATAAAGGTACTCATGATTTGGGTTTTATGATGTATTGCAGTTATGGTAATGGATACCGTTTGACAGGTAATAAAGCTTACCGTGATATCTTGATACAATCTGCAAAATCATTGGCAAGCAGATATAGTCCTGTTACAAAATGTATAGAATCATGGGATCAACGCATGTCCTGGGATGGAAAGACGCTTTGGAAATACCCTGTAATTATTGATAATATGATGAATCTGGAATTGCTTTTCTGGGCTTCCAAAGAAACAGGTGATCCTACTTATTATAATATAGCGGTATCGCATGCGAATGCTACTATGAAAAATCACATAAGACCTGATTATAGCACTTATCACGTTGTGAATTATGATGAAAAAACTGGAGCAGTTTTAAATAGAGAAACTTGTCAGGGGTTTTCTAATAATTCTACTTGGGCAAGAGGACAGGCTTGGGCAATTTATGGTTTTACCATAATGTACAGAGAAACAAAAGACAAAAAATATCTGGATACGGCTACCAAATTGGCTGATTTCTTTTTGAATAACAAAAGACTGCCAAATGACAAAATTCCGTTGTGGGATTTTAATGTTAATCAGGAAGGTTACACACCGCTGTGGAATTACAATAAAGAAAAATACAGTAATCCTATTCCGCGAGATGCTTCGGCAGCAGCAGTTGTTGCATCGGCACTTTTAGAAATAAGTACTTATTTGCCAAAAGAAACAGGAAAAAAATATAAAGCAGATGCGATTGAAATAATTGAGTCATTGAGCAGTAGTGCTTATTTGGCGATTCCAAAAACAAATAATAATTTTCTAATAAAGCACTCAGTAGGCAGTTTGCCTCATAATAACGAGATTGACGTACCATTGAACTATGCCGATTATTATTATTTGGAAGCATTGTTGCGATATAAAAAAATAGAAAATGAAATTTCCTTATGA
- a CDS encoding CBM96 family carbohydrate-binding protein has product MKKKVLRFFVLCFLTVMSANAQSEKIIATECAFIQGGETSLEALGVTKPDALLVFNSKGNTKYSRITFMKFKLPQGFESAKSVEFDIRIKVFKDKVFPDSKFDLDIQGVPNSKWSSQSITFNNAPKLGNVLGSAQLNQSIDDKTFEWVKIKLDVDGINELIKDSKKRTISLALANNISVSTGASIGKDCFLIIE; this is encoded by the coding sequence ATGAAAAAAAAAGTATTGAGATTTTTTGTTTTATGTTTTTTGACAGTTATGTCTGCGAATGCTCAAAGTGAAAAAATTATAGCAACTGAATGCGCTTTTATACAAGGAGGCGAAACATCCCTTGAAGCATTAGGAGTAACAAAACCAGATGCGTTATTGGTTTTTAATTCTAAAGGAAATACCAAATACTCAAGAATTACTTTTATGAAATTTAAACTTCCTCAAGGTTTTGAGAGTGCAAAATCAGTTGAGTTTGATATTAGAATAAAAGTTTTTAAAGATAAAGTGTTTCCGGATTCAAAATTTGATTTGGATATACAAGGTGTTCCCAATAGTAAATGGAGTTCTCAAAGTATTACATTTAATAATGCTCCAAAATTGGGTAATGTTTTAGGTTCTGCTCAACTCAATCAATCAATAGATGATAAAACATTTGAATGGGTAAAAATAAAATTAGATGTCGATGGTATAAATGAATTGATAAAAGATTCGAAAAAGAGAACTATTTCACTTGCTTTGGCCAATAATATTTCGGTTTCAACCGGTGCTTCTATTGGAAAAGATTGCTTTTTAATTATAGAATAG